The genomic region AGTCCGCAACCTCGAGGACGTCTTCCTCCAGCTCACCGGTCGGGAGCTGGCCCCGTGACCCCGTCGACCGGCGGTGCTGGCGTGTTCACCCCCCGCCCCGGAGCCGCGCCGTTCGGGCGGATGGTGCTGGCACAGGCCTCGATGGAGGCCCGGCTGATGCTCCGCAACGGCGAGCAGCTGCTGCTCGCCGTGGTGATCCCGGTCCTGGTCCTCGTCGGCGCCGTCACCGGTGCCGACCGGATCGGGCTGGAGTTCGATGACCCGGCCGTCGACGTGCTGACCCCGGGCGTGCTGGCGCTGGCGGTGATGTCGACCGGCTTCACGGCGCTCGCCATCGCGACCGGGTTCGAGCGTCGCTACGGCGTGATCAAGCGCCTCGGCTCCTCGCCGCTGCCGCGCTCCGGCCTGCTGGCCGGCAAGGTGCTGGCCCTGCTGCTGGTCGAGGCCCTCCAGCTCGTGGTGATCTGCGCCGTGGCGCTGCTGCTCGGCTGGTCCCCGACCGGCGGTGTGGTCGCGGTGCTCGGCGTCGTGCTGGCCGTGGTGCTCGGAACTGCCGCGTTCGCCTCGCTCGGGCTGCTGCTCGCCGGCGCCCTGCGGGCCGAGGCGACCCTGGCCGCCGCCAACCTCGTCTACCTGCTGCTGATGGCGGCGGGCGCCGTCGTGCTGCCCGCCTCGGCGTACGGCAGGTTCGGTGATGTCGTCCAGTGGCTCCCCTCCGGAGCCCTGGGCGGCGCGATGCGGGACGCCCTGCTGGACGGCACCGTCGCCGGCGTCTCGCTGCTGGTGCTGCTCGGCTGGACGGTCATCGGGACCGTCCTGACGGCGAAGACCTTCTCGTGGGAGTGAGTGGACAGGTGAACGAGCGCGTCGAGGATCGGGCCGTGCGCACGCTG from Nocardioides pantholopis harbors:
- a CDS encoding ABC transporter permease, coding for MFTPRPGAAPFGRMVLAQASMEARLMLRNGEQLLLAVVIPVLVLVGAVTGADRIGLEFDDPAVDVLTPGVLALAVMSTGFTALAIATGFERRYGVIKRLGSSPLPRSGLLAGKVLALLLVEALQLVVICAVALLLGWSPTGGVVAVLGVVLAVVLGTAAFASLGLLLAGALRAEATLAAANLVYLLLMAAGAVVLPASAYGRFGDVVQWLPSGALGGAMRDALLDGTVAGVSLLVLLGWTVIGTVLTAKTFSWE